GCAATCGATAGCATCGAGACGCCGGATGCGGACACGCTGGTGCTGAAACTGAAGCAGCCCGCCGGCAGCCTCATCTACTGGCTCGGCTGGCCGGCCTCCGTCATGGTCGCGCCGAAGAGTGCTGAGGCTAACCGCACGACGCCCGTCGGCACCGGCCCATTCAAATTCGTCAGCTGGGCCAAGGGCGACAAGGTGGAGCTTGAGAAAAATGCCGCTTATTGGGACAAGGCAGTGGCGGTGAAGCTCGATAAGGCGACCTTCCGTTTTGTCGCCGATCCGCAGGCACAGGCCGCCGCGCTGAAGTCAGGCGATATCGATGCTTTCCCGGAATTCGGTGCGCCGGAACTGATGACCTCCTTTGATGGCGATAAGCGCCTCGGCACCTTCGTCGGTAATACCGAGCTGAAGGTCGTGGCCGGCATGAACAATGCCCGCAAGCCATTCAACGACAAGCGTGTGCGCCAGGCGCTGATGATGGCGGTGGATCGTGGCACTGTCATTGAAGGCGCCTGGTCCGGTTACGGCACGGCCATCGGCAGTCACTATACCCCGAATGATCGCGGTTATGTCGACACGACAGGCGTGCACTCCTTCGATATCGACAAGGCCAAGGCGCTGCTTGCGGAAGCCGGATATGCCGATGGTTTCAGCTTCACCATCAAGGCTCCACAAATGGCCTATGCCCAGCGCACCTCGCAAATCCTGCAGGCGATGCTGGCTGAAATCGGTGTGACCATGACCATCGAGACCACCGAATTTCCGGCCAAATGGGTGGCGGATGTTTTGAAGGGGGCGGATTACGACATGACCATCGTTGCCCATGCCGAGCCGATGGATATCGATATCTATGCCCGCGACCCCTATTATTTCAACTACAAGAACCCGGCCTTCAACGAGGTCATCGCCAATGTCGAAAAGACGGCGAATGCGGGTGAGCAGGAAGCGCTTTACGGCGACGCCCAGAAAATCCTGGCCGAAGATGTGCCGGCGCTGTTCCTGTTCGTGATGCCGAAGCTTGGTGTCTGGGACAGGAAGGTGAAGGGGTTGTGGGAAAACGAGCCTATTCCTTCGAATGTGCTGACGGACGTGCATTGGGAAGAGTGACGTTTGTCGATACCCGTTTCTTCCGTCATGCTGGACTTGATCCGGCATCCAGCCAGCCCAAGTCCTTGGGCTGACAGGGTTCTCTCCGCCGCGCAGACGCGCGTCGGCTGGATTCCGGCTCAGGGCCGGAATGACGGGAGAAGGATAACTGGACGCTGGACCGCAGGTAAAACAAAGCAAGGAGCAGATGCCAGATGTTAGCCGTCCTCATCCGGCGTCTCGTAAGCCTCATCATCACGCTATTTGCTGTTTCCCTCATCATTTATGTCGTCATGGGCCTGCTGCCGGGTGATCCCGCCGCCATCATGCTCGGAACTTCGGCGAGCCCCGATACGCTCGCCGCCCTGCAGAAGCAGATGGGCCTCGATCAGCCCTTACCGCTGCGTTACCTCCACTGGCTGGCTGGCGTTTTCCGGGGTGATCTCGGGCAATCCTATACCTATGGCGTGCCGGTGGCGGGGCTGATCATCGAGCGGCTGGCCGTGACCCTGCCGCTTGCGCTGCTCGCCATCTTCCTGTCCGTCACTATTGCCATTCCGCTTGGTGTTGCGGCGGCGCAGAACCGCAACGGGGCGCTGGATTTTGCGGCCGGGCTGTTTTCCCATGTGGGCATCGCCGTGCCGGGTTTCTGGGTTGGCCTGCTGCTGATCATCGTGTTTTCCACCACGCTCGGCTGGATGCCATCAGGCGGGTTTCCCGGCTGGAGCCCAAGCTTTTCGGCAGGGCTTGTGGCGCTGGTGCTGCCGGCAATCGCGCTCGCGCTGTCGCAGGCCGGCGTTCTCACCCGCGTCTGCCGCTCCGCCGTGCTGGAAGTGATGAACGAGGATTTCGTGCGCACCGCCCGCGCCAAGGGGTTGAGCGAGCGGGTGGCGCTGTGGCGGCATGCAGTGCCGAACGCGATGATCCCCGTCGTTACCATGATCGGCCTGCAATTCACCTTCCTCATCGCCGGTGCGGTGCTGGTGGAAAATGTCTTCAACCTGCCGGGTCTCGGGCGGCTTGCCTATCAGGCGCTGACGCAGCGCGATATCGTGGTGATGCAGTCGGTCGTGCTGTTTTTCTCGGCGCTGGTCATCATCATGAATTTCGTGGTCGATATCGCCTATCTTTTCATCGATCCGAGATTGCGGGCAGGTGCGCGATGATGCGATTGCTTCGCCGCCGCCCGGCCTTCGTCATCGGCATCGCCGTCACCAGCTTTCTTGTCGCCGTCGCCCTTTTGTCGCTGGTCTGGACGCCGCTTTCGCCGACCAAGATACAGATCGTCCAGAAGCTGAAATCGCCCTTGGTTTATGGCGGTCTCGGCACGGATCATTTCGGCCGTGATGTGCTCTCCATGCTGATGGCCGGCGCGTGGAACTCTCTCTCCACCGCCATCGCCGCCGTCGCCATCGGTGCCCTCATCGGCACGGCGATCGGCGTTACGGTCGCGGCTCTGCGCGGCTTTACCGAAACCGTGGTCATGCGCATCTGCGACATCATCTTCGCCGTGCCGCCGATCCTCTCGGCGATGATGCTCGGCGCCTTCATCGGCACGGGACGCTTCACCGCCATCATCGCCATCGCCACTTTCATGGTGCCGGTCTTTGCCCGGCTGACGCTGGGTGCCGCACTGCAGATATGGGCGCGGGAATATATCACCGCCGCCACCAGCATCGGCCAGAATCGCGCCAAGATCACGCTTTTCCATAT
This is a stretch of genomic DNA from Agrobacterium fabrum str. C58. It encodes these proteins:
- a CDS encoding ABC transporter permease produces the protein MLAVLIRRLVSLIITLFAVSLIIYVVMGLLPGDPAAIMLGTSASPDTLAALQKQMGLDQPLPLRYLHWLAGVFRGDLGQSYTYGVPVAGLIIERLAVTLPLALLAIFLSVTIAIPLGVAAAQNRNGALDFAAGLFSHVGIAVPGFWVGLLLIIVFSTTLGWMPSGGFPGWSPSFSAGLVALVLPAIALALSQAGVLTRVCRSAVLEVMNEDFVRTARAKGLSERVALWRHAVPNAMIPVVTMIGLQFTFLIAGAVLVENVFNLPGLGRLAYQALTQRDIVVMQSVVLFFSALVIIMNFVVDIAYLFIDPRLRAGAR
- a CDS encoding ABC transporter substrate-binding protein, whose translation is MPRTYLSQAAKLSRRTALTLALGTALWLPLSVVNAEAAPKTALTLGMTVEPTGLDPTIAAPVAIGQVTWQNIFEGLVTIDSKGKVKPQLAESWEISPDGKSYTFKLRKGVTFHDGEAFDSAVAKFSLDRARGEASVNPQKRFFAAIDSIETPDADTLVLKLKQPAGSLIYWLGWPASVMVAPKSAEANRTTPVGTGPFKFVSWAKGDKVELEKNAAYWDKAVAVKLDKATFRFVADPQAQAAALKSGDIDAFPEFGAPELMTSFDGDKRLGTFVGNTELKVVAGMNNARKPFNDKRVRQALMMAVDRGTVIEGAWSGYGTAIGSHYTPNDRGYVDTTGVHSFDIDKAKALLAEAGYADGFSFTIKAPQMAYAQRTSQILQAMLAEIGVTMTIETTEFPAKWVADVLKGADYDMTIVAHAEPMDIDIYARDPYYFNYKNPAFNEVIANVEKTANAGEQEALYGDAQKILAEDVPALFLFVMPKLGVWDRKVKGLWENEPIPSNVLTDVHWEE
- a CDS encoding ABC transporter permease produces the protein MMRLLRRRPAFVIGIAVTSFLVAVALLSLVWTPLSPTKIQIVQKLKSPLVYGGLGTDHFGRDVLSMLMAGAWNSLSTAIAAVAIGALIGTAIGVTVAALRGFTETVVMRICDIIFAVPPILSAMMLGAFIGTGRFTAIIAIATFMVPVFARLTLGAALQIWAREYITAATSIGQNRAKITLFHIVPNISNQIIVQVTIQLGLAILTEAGLSFLGLGMPPPAATWGRMLADAQTYLGAAPWLAIMPGLAIALAVFGLNLLGDGLRDLLDPRDTS